Proteins co-encoded in one Pocillopora verrucosa isolate sample1 chromosome 1, ASM3666991v2, whole genome shotgun sequence genomic window:
- the LOC136283662 gene encoding histamine H2 receptor-like has translation MSLFGEYPCINQTIAPSYISFTSAAISVPMCLFTIAGNLLVVLAIFMDPNKDLKSPFNYFVANLAISDLVVGFVVDPLSFAYHLSEGVSRKYPAPLAYIHMPYFISCTASVLSLAALTVDRLLAITSPLTYRTKLNPKRAGFVAAGIWAFSLSFPFIYFVTGYLTYAFVFAHTVIIFTFLVMLTTYYKIFRVLKNQVKQWDSMDHTNVDNQAKRQAARWEQKVTKTFIIILALFLACYLPSCISIYITNLCSACSCTFIHWVRDFHFLLILANSGVNPIIYAWRFDNFRKAFQKLLSCKNCSCHRQGRAVELNTLPESTTSDTTA, from the coding sequence ATGTCTCTGTTCGGTGAATATCCATGTATCAATCAAACAATTGCTCCAAGTTACATTTCGTTTACTTCAGCGGCAATATCAGTTCCGATGTGCTTGTTTACCATCGCTGGCAACCTTCTCGTGGTATTGGCAATTTTCATGGACCCCAACAAAGATCTAAAATCGCCGTTTAATTACTTTGTGGCGAACCTAGCCATCAGCGACCTTGTGGTGGGATTTGTCGTCGACCCGTTATCCTTTGCATATCATCTGAGCGAAGGAGTTTCAAGGAAATATCCAGCCCCATTGGCTTACATCCACATGCCATACTTCATCTCGTGTACGGCGTCTGTTCTCAGTTTAGCGGCTTTGACTGTGGATCGACTCTTGGCGATAACGTCTCCGTTGACTTACCGAACAAAGCTGAACCCTAAGCGAGCAGGCTTTGTGGCGGCTGGTATATGGGCCTTTTCACTAAGCTTCCCGTTTATTTACTTTGTGACGGGCTACCTGACTTACGCATTTGTCTTCGCTCACACTGTCATAATTTTCACTTTCCTGGTCATGTTGACAACGTATTACAAGATTTTTCGCGTATTGAAAAATCAAGTGAAACAGTGGGACTCGATGGATCACACGAACGTGGACAATCAGGCCAAGAGACAGGCGGCAAGATGGGAACAGAAAGTGACAAAgacttttatcattattttggcCCTCTTCTTAGCATGTTATCTACCTTCCTGTATTTCCATCTACATCACGAATCTCTGCAGTGCCTGCAGTTGTACGTTTATTCACTGGGTCAgagattttcatttccttttgatACTTGCCAACTCAGGGGTGAACCCCATTATTTACGCCTGGCGATTTGACAATTTCAGAAAAGCGTTTCAAAAGCTTCTGTcttgtaaaaattgttcatgtcATCGTCAAGGAAGAGCTGTAGAATTAAACACCCTCCCGGAGAGTACGACGAGTGACACTACCGCGTAG